Proteins encoded by one window of Dokdonella sp.:
- the nudC gene encoding NAD(+) diphosphatase — MSAALRSRNNVFSALALDRCAERRGDAGFIADLRASATARFLVLSAEGKAIVDTQHAHLRLFELGELAGADESCFLGCDEAGRPYFALAAAADAAARLAADADFLDLRRAGLALPSFEAGLFAYARALVHWQSRTQFCSACGGALVLEWSGHRAKCTNPDCAIEHYPRTDPAIIVIVTWRDACLLGRQPSWPPGRWSTLAGFVEPGETLEDAVRREVAEEAGVNVVDCDYHSSQPWPFPASLMLGFTARADDPAIRVGAELADARWFEVDAFIDGLRSGELLLPPPVSVSYRLIEHWLRNAGGLELGDYADPLAWR, encoded by the coding sequence GTGAGCGCCGCGCTGCGCAGCCGCAATAACGTCTTTTCCGCACTGGCACTCGATCGCTGCGCCGAGCGGCGCGGCGACGCCGGCTTCATCGCCGATCTGCGTGCCAGCGCCACGGCGCGCTTTCTCGTGCTGAGCGCCGAAGGCAAAGCGATCGTCGACACGCAGCATGCGCATCTGCGCCTGTTCGAGCTGGGTGAGCTCGCGGGCGCGGACGAATCCTGCTTTCTCGGCTGCGACGAGGCCGGGCGGCCGTACTTCGCACTCGCCGCGGCAGCCGATGCCGCCGCGCGGCTGGCCGCCGATGCGGATTTCCTCGACCTGCGCCGTGCCGGGTTGGCCCTGCCGTCGTTCGAAGCCGGCCTGTTCGCCTATGCGCGCGCACTTGTCCATTGGCAGTCGCGCACGCAGTTTTGCAGCGCCTGCGGTGGCGCACTGGTGCTTGAATGGTCCGGTCACCGCGCCAAATGCACGAACCCGGACTGCGCCATCGAGCACTATCCGCGCACCGACCCGGCGATCATCGTCATCGTCACCTGGCGCGATGCCTGTCTGCTTGGGCGCCAGCCGAGCTGGCCGCCCGGGCGCTGGTCGACCCTGGCCGGCTTCGTCGAACCGGGTGAAACGCTCGAGGATGCCGTGCGTCGCGAAGTCGCCGAGGAAGCCGGCGTGAACGTGGTCGACTGCGACTATCACTCCTCGCAGCCGTGGCCGTTTCCGGCCTCGCTGATGCTCGGTTTCACTGCGCGGGCGGATGATCCGGCGATCCGCGTCGGTGCCGAACTCGCCGACGCGCGCTGGTTCGAGGTCGATGCCTTCATCGACGGCTTGCGCTCGGGCGAGCTGCTGCTGCCGCCACCGGTGTCCGTGTCGTACCGCCTGATCGAACATTGGCTGCGCAATGCCGGCGGCCTGGAACTCGGCGACTACGCTGATCCGCTGGCGTGGCGCTGA
- the rho gene encoding transcription termination factor Rho yields the protein MSDIDNPESGGSATPPARTEARARPPRSPRNAPREDAPPPQPTPAEQQADYVPPNTDYTPPPPMAPAGDGDGAGDGAGGEQGQGGQQRQHPQQGNNNQHGGQQRQGRNRRDRDRRGGGNRFQNPQHRGLPQVDEEWVEGRETGPLIDLNELKRKNAYDLLAMAEQLGIQEGVARARKQDVIFNILKAHARAGGGIYGEGVLEILQDGFGFLRGPDQSYLAGPDDIYVSPSQIRRFNLRTGDYIAGRIRHPKEGERYFALLKVDHINGEPPEASKNKALFENLTALFPRKAFRLERGNGSTEDITGRILDLVAPIGRGQRGLIVSQPKAGKTMMLQNVAQAIVHNHPDVHLIILLIDERPEEVTEMQRGVRAEVISSTFDEPATRHVQVAEMVIERAKRLVEHKKDVVILLDSITRLARAYNTVIPSSGKVLTGGVDANALQRPKRFFGAARNVEEGGSLTIIATALIDTGSKMDEVIYEEFKGTGNMEVHLNRRIAEKRVYPAIDINRSGTRREELLIDPDMLQKIWILRKLLHPMDELAAMEFMLDKMKNTKSNDEFFNSMKRG from the coding sequence GTGTCCGATATCGACAATCCCGAGAGTGGCGGCAGCGCCACGCCCCCGGCGCGCACCGAAGCGCGCGCACGTCCTCCGCGCAGCCCGCGCAATGCGCCGCGCGAAGACGCGCCGCCGCCGCAACCGACCCCGGCCGAGCAACAGGCCGACTACGTGCCACCGAACACCGACTACACGCCACCGCCACCGATGGCCCCGGCCGGCGACGGCGATGGTGCCGGTGACGGGGCTGGCGGCGAGCAGGGCCAGGGCGGCCAGCAACGCCAGCATCCACAGCAGGGCAACAACAATCAGCATGGCGGCCAGCAGCGCCAAGGCCGCAACCGCCGTGACCGCGACCGCCGCGGCGGCGGAAACCGGTTCCAGAATCCGCAGCATCGCGGCCTGCCGCAGGTCGACGAGGAATGGGTCGAAGGCCGCGAGACCGGCCCGCTGATCGACCTCAACGAGCTCAAGCGCAAGAACGCCTACGACCTGCTCGCCATGGCCGAGCAGCTCGGCATCCAGGAAGGCGTCGCCCGCGCGCGCAAGCAGGACGTCATCTTCAACATCCTCAAGGCACATGCACGTGCCGGTGGCGGCATCTACGGCGAGGGCGTGCTCGAGATCCTGCAGGACGGTTTCGGTTTCCTGCGTGGCCCCGACCAGTCCTACCTCGCCGGCCCCGACGACATCTACGTGTCGCCGTCGCAGATCCGCCGCTTCAACCTGCGCACCGGCGACTACATCGCCGGCCGCATCCGCCATCCGAAGGAAGGCGAGCGCTACTTCGCCTTGCTCAAGGTCGACCACATCAACGGCGAGCCGCCGGAAGCCTCGAAGAACAAGGCGCTGTTCGAGAATCTCACGGCGCTGTTCCCGCGCAAGGCCTTCCGCCTCGAGCGCGGCAATGGCTCGACCGAAGACATAACCGGCCGCATCCTCGATCTGGTCGCACCGATCGGCCGCGGCCAGCGCGGCCTCATCGTCTCGCAACCGAAGGCCGGCAAGACGATGATGCTGCAGAACGTCGCCCAGGCGATCGTGCACAACCATCCGGACGTGCACCTGATCATCCTGCTGATCGACGAGCGCCCCGAGGAAGTGACCGAGATGCAGCGCGGCGTGCGTGCCGAGGTCATCAGCTCGACCTTCGACGAACCGGCCACGCGCCACGTGCAGGTCGCCGAGATGGTGATCGAACGCGCCAAGCGCCTGGTCGAGCACAAGAAGGACGTGGTCATCCTGCTCGACTCGATCACCCGCCTCGCGCGCGCCTACAACACGGTGATCCCGTCCTCGGGCAAGGTGCTGACCGGCGGCGTCGACGCCAACGCCCTGCAGCGCCCGAAGCGTTTCTTCGGCGCCGCCCGCAATGTCGAAGAAGGCGGCTCGCTGACGATCATCGCCACCGCCCTCATCGACACCGGCTCGAAGATGGACGAGGTGATCTACGAGGAGTTCAAGGGCACCGGCAACATGGAAGTGCACCTCAACCGCCGCATCGCCGAGAAGCGTGTCTACCCTGCCATCGACATCAATCGCTCCGGCACGCGTCGCGAAGAACTGTTGATCGACCCGGACATGCTGCAGAAGATCTGGATCCTGCGCAAACTGCTGCACCCGATGGACGAACTCGCGGCCATGGAGTTCATGCTCGACAAGATGAAGAACACCAAGTCGAATGACGAGTTCTTCAACTCGATGAAGCGCGGGTGA
- the trxA gene encoding thioredoxin TrxA — protein sequence MSQQIAHVNDDQFDTEVLHASQPVLVDFWAEWCGPCKMISPILDELAATYEGRLKVAKVNIDQNPKTPRNYNVRGIPTLMIFKDGKVEATQIGAVSKSQLAQLIDRTI from the coding sequence GTGAGCCAGCAGATTGCCCACGTCAACGACGACCAGTTCGACACCGAAGTGCTCCATGCCAGCCAGCCCGTGCTGGTGGACTTCTGGGCCGAGTGGTGCGGCCCATGCAAGATGATCTCGCCGATCCTCGACGAACTCGCCGCGACCTACGAAGGCCGCCTCAAGGTGGCCAAGGTCAACATCGACCAGAACCCGAAGACCCCGCGCAACTACAACGTGCGCGGCATCCCGACCCTGATGATCTTCAAGGATGGCAAGGTCGAGGCGACGCAGATCGGCGCGGTCAGCAAGTCCCAGCTTGCGCAGTTGATCGACCGCACGATCTGA
- the rhlB gene encoding ATP-dependent RNA helicase RhlB, protein MPHQQPLTDIVFESFDLHPSLLAGLTEAGFLRCTPIQSLTLPVALQGLDVAGQAQTGTGKTAAFLVAVLNRLLTKPALVERRTGDPRAVILAPTRELAIQIEKDFRNIGRHTGLTSALIYGGVDYDKQRDMLKAGVDIVIATPGRLIDYLKQHVVSFRGVDAVVLDEADRMFDLGFIADIRFLLRRMPPREQRQGMLFSATLSLRVLELAYEHMNSPQKVTAESETVTASRVRQVVYFPANEEKMPLLLNLLGKLEDHRSIVFINTKAMAERVTRALERQGYRVATLSGDVPQAKRERLLGKFQRGEIELLVATDVAARGLHIPAVSHVFNFDLPQDAEDYVHRIGRTARLGAEGDAISFACDRYAIGLPDIEAYIEQKIPTAPVTADLLVVPPPKPRADGTVSVYDEAEDAADDARNTAGPPPKSGPRRGSGGPPSRGGRGDSRRGGPRRDGERREGPRPPRPAAATPAAAQSVADTPAPASPHPAIDPATGEPMKKRRRRGGRGRRKHEGGEAPATVATNGSGNHEPGERKPRRERSRGEATTPPAESAAPAAHKKPGFFHRIARFFGAR, encoded by the coding sequence ATGCCACACCAGCAACCCCTGACCGACATCGTCTTCGAGAGTTTCGACCTGCACCCGAGCCTGCTCGCGGGCCTCACCGAGGCCGGATTCCTGCGTTGCACGCCGATCCAGTCGCTGACCCTTCCGGTCGCGCTGCAGGGCCTCGACGTCGCCGGCCAGGCGCAGACCGGCACCGGCAAGACCGCCGCCTTCCTCGTCGCCGTGCTGAACCGCCTGCTGACGAAGCCGGCCCTGGTCGAGCGCCGCACCGGTGATCCACGTGCGGTCATCCTCGCGCCGACCCGCGAGCTGGCGATCCAGATCGAGAAGGATTTCCGCAACATCGGCCGTCACACCGGACTGACCTCGGCGCTGATCTACGGCGGCGTCGACTACGACAAGCAGCGCGACATGCTCAAGGCCGGCGTCGACATCGTCATCGCCACGCCCGGTCGCCTGATCGATTACCTCAAGCAGCATGTGGTCTCGTTCCGTGGCGTCGATGCGGTCGTCCTCGACGAGGCCGACCGCATGTTCGACCTCGGCTTCATCGCCGACATCCGCTTCCTGCTGCGGCGCATGCCGCCGCGCGAGCAGCGCCAGGGCATGCTGTTCTCGGCCACCCTCAGCCTGCGCGTGCTCGAACTCGCCTACGAGCACATGAACAGCCCGCAGAAGGTCACCGCCGAGAGCGAAACGGTGACCGCCTCGCGCGTGCGCCAGGTCGTCTATTTTCCGGCCAACGAAGAGAAGATGCCGCTGCTGCTCAATCTGCTCGGCAAGCTCGAGGACCACCGCAGCATCGTCTTCATCAACACCAAGGCCATGGCTGAGCGCGTCACCCGCGCGCTCGAACGCCAGGGCTACCGCGTCGCCACGCTCTCGGGCGACGTGCCGCAGGCCAAGCGCGAGCGCCTGCTCGGCAAATTCCAGCGCGGCGAGATCGAACTGCTGGTCGCCACCGACGTCGCCGCGCGCGGCCTGCACATCCCGGCCGTCTCGCACGTATTCAACTTCGACCTGCCGCAGGATGCCGAGGACTACGTGCACCGCATCGGCCGCACCGCGCGTCTCGGCGCCGAGGGCGACGCGATCAGCTTCGCCTGCGACCGCTACGCGATCGGCCTGCCCGACATCGAGGCCTACATCGAGCAGAAGATCCCGACCGCGCCGGTGACTGCCGACCTGCTGGTCGTGCCGCCGCCGAAGCCGCGCGCAGACGGCACGGTCAGCGTCTACGACGAGGCCGAGGACGCCGCCGACGATGCGCGCAACACGGCTGGACCGCCGCCGAAATCCGGTCCGCGTCGCGGCAGTGGCGGACCGCCTTCGCGCGGAGGGCGTGGTGATTCGCGTCGTGGTGGTCCGCGCCGCGACGGCGAGCGCCGCGAAGGTCCGCGTCCACCGCGTCCGGCGGCTGCCACACCGGCCGCAGCACAATCCGTGGCGGATACGCCGGCGCCGGCATCGCCGCATCCGGCCATTGATCCCGCCACTGGTGAACCGATGAAGAAGCGCCGCCGCCGCGGTGGCCGTGGCCGGCGCAAGCACGAGGGCGGCGAAGCTCCCGCCACAGTCGCGACCAACGGCAGCGGCAACCACGAGCCCGGCGAACGCAAGCCGCGCCGTGAACGCTCGCGCGGCGAAGCGACCACGCCGCCTGCCGAATCTGCCGCACCGGCTGCGCACAAGAAGCCGGGTTTCTTTCATCGCATCGCACGCTTCTTCGGCGCACGCTGA
- a CDS encoding OmpA family protein, producing MSIHPILFRLAAGLCVCVAATTAFAAGGGDHPLVGRYESSELVGRHVSAFDEVELMNGPITGDRGIGAPGWMRVEGRITLLYYRLPEGRSSLEVLRNYQASLEAKGFAIAFTCATSNGSCYETPAGRTPRTDPYSFALALDANPELPKLSGDFVRNHFGTNARHLLARRAGGDGTVYVSISLAEHAMGNHAIIRVVETKEMDSGKIGFVGADEMSQRIAADGRISLYGIHFDFDKDVVREDSRETLAEIAKVLRNQPDLRLAVVGHTDNQGGVAYNRDLSQRRAASVVRALANDHGIDTTRLKPRGAGADQPVAANDSEEGRAKNRRVELVRL from the coding sequence ATGTCCATTCACCCGATCCTGTTCCGCCTGGCCGCCGGCCTGTGCGTCTGCGTCGCCGCAACCACCGCATTCGCCGCCGGTGGCGGCGATCATCCGCTGGTCGGCCGCTACGAGAGTTCCGAGCTCGTCGGCCGTCATGTCAGCGCTTTCGACGAAGTCGAACTGATGAACGGCCCGATCACCGGCGACCGCGGTATCGGCGCGCCCGGCTGGATGCGCGTCGAAGGCCGCATCACCCTGCTCTACTATCGCCTGCCGGAAGGCCGCTCCTCGCTCGAGGTGTTGCGCAACTACCAGGCCAGCCTCGAAGCCAAGGGCTTCGCGATCGCGTTCACCTGCGCGACCAGCAACGGCTCGTGCTACGAGACGCCTGCGGGGCGCACGCCGCGCACCGACCCCTATTCGTTCGCCCTCGCCCTCGATGCCAATCCCGAGCTACCGAAGCTCTCCGGCGACTTCGTGCGCAACCATTTCGGCACCAACGCGCGCCATCTGCTGGCCAGACGCGCGGGTGGCGACGGCACGGTCTACGTGAGCATCTCGCTGGCCGAGCACGCCATGGGCAACCACGCGATCATCCGCGTCGTCGAAACGAAGGAGATGGACAGCGGCAAGATCGGCTTCGTCGGCGCCGACGAGATGAGCCAGCGCATCGCCGCGGACGGCCGCATCAGCCTGTACGGCATCCATTTCGACTTCGACAAGGACGTGGTGCGCGAGGATTCGCGCGAGACGCTGGCCGAAATCGCCAAGGTGCTGCGCAACCAACCGGACCTGCGCCTCGCCGTGGTCGGCCACACCGACAACCAGGGCGGCGTCGCCTACAACCGCGACCTCTCGCAACGCCGCGCCGCCAGCGTCGTGCGCGCACTCGCCAACGACCACGGCATCGACACCACGCGCCTGAAACCGCGCGGCGCCGGCGCCGACCAGCCGGTTGCTGCGAATGACAGCGAGGAAGGGCGGGCGAAGAATCGGCGCGTTGAACTCGTGCGGCTCTAG